Proteins encoded within one genomic window of Ranitomeya variabilis isolate aRanVar5 chromosome 4, aRanVar5.hap1, whole genome shotgun sequence:
- the CDK5R1 gene encoding cyclin-dependent kinase 5 activator 1 translates to MGTVLSVSPSYRKAGLFEGSSSSVAHYTAVQNSKNGKSLKRHSFISVLPWKRLVAVSSKKRQPKKGQTNGSYQNNVTNLNSENLKKSLSPSNLSSFTQDSKDSIIKDSVSSVNKTVQQQVHSSPKRVVVQASTSELLRCLGEFLCRRCYKLKHLSPTEPVLWLRSVDRSLLLQGWQDQGFITPANVVFLYMLCRDIISSELNSEQELQASLLTCVYLSYSYMGNEISYPLKPFLVESSKEAFWDRCLSVIGLMSPKMLRINADPQYFTQIFADLKAEGGQEEKNRLFIGLDR, encoded by the coding sequence ATGGGGACTGTCCTCTCTGTGTCCCCAAGCTACCGCAAGGCTGGACTCTTTGAAGGGAGCTCCTCaagtgtggcccattatactgccgTCCAAAACAGCAAGAATGGAAAATCTCTGAAGAGACATTCCTTCatctctgtcttgccatggaaaaGACTGGTGGCTGTTTCGTCCAAGAAGAGACAGCCGAAGAAGGGCCAAACCAATGGCAGTTACCAGAATAATGTTACTAATCTCAACAGTGAAAATTTAAAGAAGTCTTTGTCTCCTTCAAATCTATCAAGCTTCACTCAAGACTCTAAAGATTCCATTATTAAAGACTCTGTTTCGTCTGTTAACAAGACTGTTCAGCAGCAAGTACACTCTTCTCCAAAACGGGTGGTGGTGCAGGCATCCACCAGTGAGCTGCTACGATGTTTAGGGGAGTTCCTATGTCGAAGGTGTTACAAACTCAAGCATCTTTCTCCTACAGAACCTGTACTGTGGCTAAGAAGTGTTGACAGATCTCTTCTCCTCCAAGGGTGGCAGGATCAAGGCTTCATCACTCCGGCCAATGTAGTCTTCCTTTACATGCTCTGTCGAGACATCATATCTTCTGAGCTTAACAGTGAGCAAGAACTTCAGGCATCTTTGTTAACTTGTGTATATCTGTCATATTCCTACATGGGCAATGAGATCTCCTACCCACTCAAGCCTTTCCTTGTGGAGAGCTCAAAGGAAGCCTTTTGGGACCGTTGCCTTTCTGTTATTGGACTAATGAGTCCGAAGATGCTGCGCATCAATGCAGACCCTCAGTATTTCACTCAGATCTTTGCTGATCTAAAAGCAGAAGGTGGACAAGAAGAAAAGAACCGACTGTTCATTGGACTGGATCGGTGA